One genomic segment of Primulina tabacum isolate GXHZ01 chromosome 9, ASM2559414v2, whole genome shotgun sequence includes these proteins:
- the LOC142556678 gene encoding non-specific lipid transfer protein GPI-anchored 7-like, producing the protein MARTTTTIAIVLAVALLAVAASRVAEGQSTDCVSNLLPCARYLNTTTTPGADCCAAIKLVVTTQLDCLCKLYNQPGGLGAIGIDPQQALALPKRCNLPNDVSVCNATAPGSSAVPPPGAPNNNNGVDRISWIGMPALLLVLATMFLY; encoded by the exons ATGGCAAGAACGACCACCACGATAGCAATAGTTTTGGCGGTGGCGCTGCTGGCAGTCGCCGCCAGCAGAGTAGCCGAGGGTCAGTCGACAGATTGTGTATCTAATCTGTTGCCGTGTGCACGGTACCTGAACACCACAACTACACCGGGAGCAGATTGCTGCGCCGCCATCAAATTAGTGGTGACTACTCAACTTGATTGCCTGTGCAAGCTTTATAACCAGCCTGGGGGATTGGGTGCTATTGGGATTGACCCTCAGCAAGCCCTTGCGCTTCCCAAACGCTGTAATCTCCCTAATGACGTCAGTGTCTGCAACG CTACAGCTCCAGGTTCTTCCGCTGTCCCTCCTCCAG GGGCacctaataataataatggcgTGGACAGAATTTCATGGATTGGAATGCCAGCCCTACTCTTGGTTTTGGCTACTATGTTTCTTTATTGA